The segment agcgcaaggccctgggttcggtccccagctccggaaaaaagaaaagaaaaaaaaaaaaaaaaaagagatacaatgtggagctcccccccacccccacatatgGTTTTCCTGTGTGTCCCCAtcaactggaatgggggctgtCTAAAAAGCTGTTGGCTGTTTATGGGATATCttcttatctggcctcagtggaagaggatgagcTTAGCCTtccagagacttgatgtgctgggggggaggggggactcaGGGTGGGGGTGTAttactcagaggagaagaggtggGTGGGACctgggtggaggtggggaaaTAACCAGGGGATATCATTCAAAGGACAAGAGGAGGGTGGGACCGGGATAGGGGCAGCAGCAGaattgtgggagggagtgactAGGAGGGAGGCAATGAATGGgatgagtgggatgtaaagtgaataaaaataagaattaagaaaaaatatatcgCTTTTTCCCCTGCCGCCGCCAAGTTCCGCGGAGGCGGAAGCTCGGGTGCGTTCAAGATTCGGCGTCACCCGTAATCCACCGCCATGGCCGAGGAAGGCATAGCTGCTGGAGGTGTAATGGACGTCAACACTGCTCTACAAGAGGTGCTGAAGACCGCCCTCATCCACGATGGCCTAGCACGTGGCATACGCGAAGCTGCCAAAGCCTTAGACAAGTGCCAAGCCCATCTCTGCGTGCTTGCATCCAACTGTGATGAGCCCATGTATGTCAAGCTGGTGGAGGCGCTCTGTGCCGAGCACCAGATCAACCTGATAAAGGTTGATGACAACAAGAAACTAGGGGAATGGGTAGGCCTCTGTAAAATCGATCGAGAGGGGAAGCcacagaaagtggttggttgcaGTTGCGTTGTAGTTAAGGACTATGGCAAAGAATCTCAGGCCAAGGATGTCATCGAGGAGTACTTCAAAtgcaagaaatgaataaataaaactttggctcaaaaaaaaaaaaagataaaatatatccaaaccattaaaaaaaatcaaaacataacaGAAATGTAGAAGCTTAAATATGTTCCCATCTGCCTCATGGCATATTGTGGCTGTCAAATAAGGAGGCACTATAATAAATgtcttttaaattgtgtgtgtgtgtatgtgtgagtgtgtgtgtgtgtgtgtgtgtgtgtgtgtgtgagagagagagagagagagagagagagagagagagagagagagaatacacaaGCACAAGCcctagaggcaagaggatcaagtTGTTTCAGgccacacagcaagttccaggatagcttgGCAGCTTatgtaaaacagaaagaaataaacaaaacatccCATACAAACCCAGGTCCTTAGCACAGCAGGCTGCAGACAGCAGCTCATTTTGGCAGACCCCACCCTCAATACAACTCAATTCTCTGCTTATCTTTTTCTCCAAGGCCCTGGGAGGCTACACAGCCTAGTACAGTGTAAGTTCCAAAGCTGGGAAAGTCAAGGTTCTGACAAGGACAAGTTGCCTTGTGCCAGCATACCAATATATTGTCCTAACCTCCACTGAGTTACCCAGGATGGACCCATACAGCCTCCTTGGTTGAAGTTCCTggcttttctctcttctgtctcattCTCTGGGACCCCATTACTCTGCATCTCAGAGCGCCTTCTATATAAACTACCTGTACCCCTAATTTTCAGCGACTGTGATAGAAGTGCTATGAGTGGTCATGTATAATTATCTTAAACCTTTTGCATCAAAGATCCCTACAACAATCTCCTTTGGTGTCAAATGCAGTCATATACCTTGGAGCCCAGGTGtagccagcttccttctcttgaaGGACCCTGAAGTGTAGGGCTCTTGAGAGGCTTGGGCTGGTACAAAGTAAGTAGGGTGTGGATttctgtgaaggaccctaggggttTTCACAAGCCTTACGGCCACTGgttcaggtcaagattaggccaattaccagcttcctgcctccgGTCAAGGCTAGGACTTCCCATCTTAAGTCAAGGGTAGGCCaaattccattctccacccacagttcttgggaggagcaaggacatttttgaaaatccctGCAAAATAGTCACCtcaccctctggtcccagatagagttcgaatgcctggcctatgcttgctagccaatagattcaaaggtcaatatacttagccaataagtttaaactgtaaccttctgatgtaacctgtacccctaaaaagtataataTCTACTTGTTAGAGCTATTTGGGGTggccttctagtcactcgccacgatgggctgattgagggtcgacTTTGATTggccagaaaaataaaccttttgcATTTGCGTAGAATTCTGTTCTTGTGTCTGGCTTAGGGGGTCTCCTGgaagttaagactcacttcgagccttacactcttagcatttttaaaaagaaactcatTTCTGTCTGTAGAACAAACACCCCCGTGTTCCTTTTTCTTGCTTAGtggtctttctttgttgggcccaTTTCACTTTCATTCTATATTACTTGCTACTTTGTATTCTGTGATGTCTGTTAAAAGCTGGTAATCAGGAGACAGGCACTGTGTGTGGTAAGAGCTTGGTTTCTGGGCATTTTCCCTTCATAGCTTTTGGTTACTTTGTGCAAAGTAATTGCTGAAgagaacaacagtaacaaaattaaatcCTTCATTTCCTGGATTTTACcctcaggaaagagagagaataaatctAAACAAGGCAATAGTCTAAAATCACTATTTGAtactgtagttttttttttttttgtttgtttttgttttttttttaatttctttttttcggagctggggaccgaacccagggccttgcgcttcctaggcgagcgctctaccactgagccaaatccccaaccccttttgttttttttttttaaacctttttaaAGTTCATATGATTATACAAGCTAACTGAATAAAGTTTATAAGATGTGTAAAGGCCTAAGAAAGAAAGTGGAAATCTTACTGTAGTGGAAACCATCACAAAAGTTCAGGTGGCTTCATTATTATTCAAAGATAGATAGGGTCTCATTCAAACTCGTTAAGTAGAAGATGAATTTGAACTTTCAATCATGCCTCCACCTTCCCAGGGTTCTGGGATTACGGCTGTGTGACACTAGGCTAGTTTACACAGTGCTGGGGAAGAAGTCTAAGACCTCCTGCATCACAGACTAGGGATTTGCCAGCTGAGCCACAAC is part of the Rattus norvegicus strain BN/NHsdMcwi chromosome 1, GRCr8, whole genome shotgun sequence genome and harbors:
- the Rps12l2 gene encoding ribosomal protein S12-like 2, which translates into the protein MAEEGIAAGGVMDVNTALQEVLKTALIHDGLARGIREAAKALDKCQAHLCVLASNCDEPMYVKLVEALCAEHQINLIKVDDNKKLGEWVGLCKIDREGKPQKVVGCSCVVVKDYGKESQAKDVIEEYFKCKK